The Leptolyngbya sp. FACHB-261 genomic interval ATTCAGTCTGCTCATGCCGCGCTTGCTGGTTTAGTGCAACAACTAACTCAGAACATGGGGGGACTTGACTAGGCTGATAGCAGCAAATCAAGCGAATGAGACTGCAATTCAGGGGTTGATTAACTCGCAGCTTAAATGATTACTTAACCCATCTCTATACTTCTCAAAATTGATTCTGTATTAGGTCTCAAACGAGGTCACTTATGTCTATTGCGACCATTGCTCCTTTTGATGCCCCAAACCGCAAAACGATTGCCCAAGGTCATCCAACTGATTGTCAGTCTCCTCACCCGAAAGACGTATACGCTTTGACGGTCCTCGGCGGCGGGCTGGACGACCGCCTCGTTTGGTGCCACCGCCGCACTGGCTCAGGCAGAGGGTGCCACCGTCACGATTACCGGGCGTGACCGGGACAAGCTCGCGCACGCAGCCTAAACGCTCGGCGCTGTCAAAACAGCGAGCAAGGACGCGCCCGGCGAAATCTCGCGCCTCATTTCCGACTTCATCACTTAACCAGGAGAACAAACATGCACGTTTTAACCGTTTTCGACCATCCGCAACGTAAGAACTTCCCCGGAGCGGTGCTCGACGCTTTCGTCGAAGGCGTCGTCCAGGCCGGTCACACGGCGGAGGTCGCCGACCTGCACGCCGAGGGCTTCGACCCGCGCTTCACCGTCGAGGACCACGCGCACTTCTGGGGCGGACCGCGGCCCGCCGAAATCGCTCGGGAACAGGCGCGCGTCGACGCCGCGGACGCGATCGTGCTCGTCTTTCCGGTCTACTGGTGGTCGTTCCCCGCCCTGCTCAAGGGTTGGATCGACCGCGTGTTCACAACCGGTTGGGCCTATTCGCTCGACGCGAAATCCAACAGCCGGGGGCACCTGAGCGGCAAGCCGGTCATGCTGATCGGCACCGGTGGAACACGCCAAGCCACCTACGACAAGTACGGCTACGGCGACGCGCTGCGCACGCAAATCGAAGTCGGCATTTTCAACTTTTGCGGCATGACTGACGTCGAGACGCACCTGCTGCTCGACGTCGACGGTGAGGCCAACGCGGAGCGTCGGGCAGGGTATTTGGTCGACGCCCGCGCGCTCGGGGCCGGGCTGGTCGCGCCCGACCGCGTTCCTACGGGCGTGCAACACGGTCCTAAGCGCGTGCAACACGATGCCGGGCATTCGAGCACCTAATGAGCGTTCGACGCCCAGACTTGGCTTATGAGCCCACTACGATTGGAGCCGACTTAACGGACGCTCGCAATTTTCACGACCACTAGAGCCTTAAAGGAGATAAAGCTATGGCTAATGAGACACTGCAGACACCAGCGCAAGGTCAGATTTGCCGCTCGATGGCCGGCCTCGGCAACTACAACTACGCCGCCGATGGACGGAGCGGCGTCGCTGCCCTCGCCGGCAACCTCCGTGGAGGGGTCCACTTCCGCCAGATCGGAGAGTTCCGCGACTTGGGAGACGGTCGCTTGGAGGGGGAGTTCGAACACATGTTCGTCACTGAAGATGGGTCGACGCTGCGGACACGCGACAAGAGCTGGGGCGTAGCCGTTCCGGGTACCGATTATATCGTCGGCGGTGCCGCCTACACTGTGGTCGAAGGAACCGGCGAGTTCCAAGATTTCAAAGGCACATTCCGCTCCTGGGGCACATTCGCTCCGAAGGAAGGCAAAGCGATCTTGCGCTACGAAGGGCAGATCTGCCGACCGGACTAGTCTCACTGCGCTTCTTCAGCTTCGCCTCCGTGAAATTCACTGACCCGAGTACTCACGGCCTTGAACTTGCTCCTGTCCACTGCCGCGAGCCCCCCGAGAAAACAGGCCGATCTCCTGACGGAGCACGACCTTCGCCCCGGGCGCTTGGACAGCATCTCGCGGATGGTGGCTGCGAGGTAACAGTCGTGAACGGTTTGAGGACAAGTCCTATCCCGGGCTTAGCTGAGGCCCGGCTGAGGCGAAGCAGCAGCGGGCGGCATGAGCGGGGCGGCGGCTTGACCAAGTCGGAGGACTTGATACTGCTATGCCGCCGCCGCAGTTGGAGGGAGACATCAGCGCATTGGATTGAAGCACCTATATGGAGGAGCGAGATGGAAGAGCGAGTGGCTGACCTCAGGGCGATCAGGGACCTCATTGAACGCCAGTTCTCGAGCATGAGCTGGTCGGTGGGAGGAGGACCTGACACGGCTATGTTCAAAAGTGCCTTCCTCCCGGGCGCGCCGCTTTATCCGTCCGCCCGTCCCGTTTCGGTGAAGTCGCTCGAGGAGTTCACAGAGCGCATGGGCGAACTCGCTCGAACGACGCTGACGTCCCTCCATGAGCGGGTGATCGGAACGCAGATATTGGTCTTCGGCAATGTCGCGGTGGCCGTAGCAGCCTGTGAGAACACGGAAAACCAAGGCGAGGTCAACCGCAATGTGGAGATGTTGCTGCTCGTCAAAAGCGAGGGGCATTGGAAGATAGCGGCGCAGGCTTGGGACAAGGAAACGAACAGCGTGCCGATACCAGCCGAACTACTGGTGGACTTCTGACCCGGTGCTCAGAAGCGCGGCAGCCAAAAGAGTGACCCTACCCCAATAAATAGTACCGATGGATTCAACCGGTCGATGCAACACGTTCCGTTCAATCAATTTGAAGAGGGCGATGAATTCTGTTTGCCAGCTCGGGCGGTGTAAAGACCTCATCGCTGGACAAGTTGGCGATGCATGTCAATACATCCCGGTTACGTCCGCGCAGCGTAAAACTGGCTTGAATAGTCATGAGAGGGGGGTGCAGCTGCACCTGGGAGTGAAACCGATCAAGGTGGACGGCGGACAAAAGCGACTGACTCTGAGCGACGGGGCGGAACTGGCGTATGATGCGCTTCTGATCGCGACTGGACGTAAGGTGCATGTGGACGGGATGGGGCTAGAGGCCGCCGGGGTGAAGTTCAGTGCCGCTGCGGTCGAAGCTGACGACCATCTCCGGACGGCGAACCACGCAGTGTACGCCGCTGGGGACGTAGCACGACTGGAGAAGTACACCCATGCGGCGCACACGACGGGCGAACTGGCGGTGGCAAACGCGCTGGACGGAGCCGGAAAGCGCGTTGCGGATCTGGTCATTCCCCGCTGTACCTACACTGACCCGGAAGTGGCTCAAGTTGGGATTACTCCGCAGGAAGCGGCAAAACAGGGGATCGCCATCAACACCCATCGCCTGGAGTTAGCAAAAGTTGAGCGGGCAGTAATTGATGGGGAGACAGACGGATTTGCCGCTTTGCACACCCACAACGGGATCACCGTGGGGGCAACTTTTGTGGCTGCTCATGCAGGCAGTCCGTGCCGCTGCTAACCCTGGCAGGGATGCAGAAGATGTCACCATCCGAGTTGGCAGCAGTAATCTACTGCTTCCCCACTCAGATCGAGGCAATTCAGCAGGTTGCCGCTCAAGCCAGCTGATAGCCGAAACAGCCGGGTTCCAGCATTTTCTACCACCAGGTCACAAGGATTCTGTGCTGAAAACATCAACACCTGAAACAGCCATTGGAGCTTCTCAACGCAGGTTAGGGCTAGCGGCGGTACTTTTCGCAGTCGTGCTCTGGGCAGTCGCTGCCAACATGATCAGTAGCTTGCTTGTCGCAGGCGTGAATCCTTTTGAACTGGCAGTATCGAGTGTGGTGATCGCCACCTTTGGTCTTGCTGTTGTGAATAGCTTCAGGATGAAACCAGAAGCGAAAGCAATGAATTGGCAGCAGTTTATTCTGGGCTTGTTGTTTGCTGGCTTAATAGGAGCAAATTACCTGGCGATCGCCCATCTTCCAGTTGCTGTTGCGATTTTACTGCTGTTTACATCGCCTCTGATGGTCGTGATATGGACAGCCTTGACAACGCGGCGGATGCCCAGGGGATCGGTACTTGCAGCAATGCTTTTATTGATTGTCGGCGTTGTGCTGGTGTCGAAGGTAGTGGAGAGTAACCTCAGTGAATTTAATGGGTTTGGCATTGTCATCGGTCTATCAAGCGCTGTGTTCTTCACCGCTTATAACCTGCAAGGTGAGCGAGTTGGACATTCAGATGAAACCCTTGGAGTGATGCTGAAAACGTTTGCAGTTGCCAGCGTCTTCTGGCTTGCCTATCAGGTAACGCAAGGAGTCCCTGAGACGTTGCTTGAGCCGGAAAACATGTGGAAAATCCTTTATGTCGGCATTGCTGGAACCACCCTTCCTTATTCCCTCTTCTTCTGGGGTATCCAACGCGTTCAGACTGAACGAGCTGTGGTGATTGCAACGCTTGAACCCGTGATTGCTTTTGCGCTGGCATGGCTGTGGTTTGGTCAGACGCTAACGCTTCTGCAACTCGTCGGCGGTAGCCTGATTATCCTTGCGGTCACGGCATTGCAACTCATCAAGCCATCGTCACAAGTCACTGCAAAAACCGAGCGACAGGGTTTCTGAAGGAGTAACGCTCAAGACCTTGCACAGTGAATTCGACTTTTTGCTGCAATGATTCAGCGTCGAGTCACAAAGAAGCCTTCCTATCAACATTATGGAAAACACCATGAAGATATCTGACATGACGCTTGAGCAGATTAAGACTGACCCTGACCCTTATCAACCTTTTCTTCTATCTCAAGGCATTCAGGTTGGGAACCTCCTGTTTATATCAGGACAAGCGGGTTATGCGGACGACGGAAAAATTGTTACGGGTAGCTTCCGCGCTCAAGGCGAGCAGGCTTTTTCAAACCTCGATCGCGCCCTCGTCGCTGGCGGTTCTAATCTCAGCCATGTCGCTAAAGTAACCATCTTCCTGACAGATATGAGTAACTTTGGTGCGATCGTCGAACTCCGCCGCCAGTATTTCAG includes:
- a CDS encoding nuclear transport factor 2 family protein is translated as MEERVADLRAIRDLIERQFSSMSWSVGGGPDTAMFKSAFLPGAPLYPSARPVSVKSLEEFTERMGELARTTLTSLHERVIGTQILVFGNVAVAVAACENTENQGEVNRNVEMLLLVKSEGHWKIAAQAWDKETNSVPIPAELLVDF
- a CDS encoding RidA family protein, translating into MENTMKISDMTLEQIKTDPDPYQPFLLSQGIQVGNLLFISGQAGYADDGKIVTGSFRAQGEQAFSNLDRALVAGGSNLSHVAKVTIFLTDMSNFGAIVELRRQYFSPPYPADSIVEVSSLSTPEAMIEIEAIAVVIESTS
- a CDS encoding DMT family transporter — encoded protein: MQAVRAAANPGRDAEDVTIRVGSSNLLLPHSDRGNSAGCRSSQLIAETAGFQHFLPPGHKDSVLKTSTPETAIGASQRRLGLAAVLFAVVLWAVAANMISSLLVAGVNPFELAVSSVVIATFGLAVVNSFRMKPEAKAMNWQQFILGLLFAGLIGANYLAIAHLPVAVAILLLFTSPLMVVIWTALTTRRMPRGSVLAAMLLLIVGVVLVSKVVESNLSEFNGFGIVIGLSSAVFFTAYNLQGERVGHSDETLGVMLKTFAVASVFWLAYQVTQGVPETLLEPENMWKILYVGIAGTTLPYSLFFWGIQRVQTERAVVIATLEPVIAFALAWLWFGQTLTLLQLVGGSLIILAVTALQLIKPSSQVTAKTERQGF
- a CDS encoding NAD(P)H-dependent oxidoreductase, which codes for MHVLTVFDHPQRKNFPGAVLDAFVEGVVQAGHTAEVADLHAEGFDPRFTVEDHAHFWGGPRPAEIAREQARVDAADAIVLVFPVYWWSFPALLKGWIDRVFTTGWAYSLDAKSNSRGHLSGKPVMLIGTGGTRQATYDKYGYGDALRTQIEVGIFNFCGMTDVETHLLLDVDGEANAERRAGYLVDARALGAGLVAPDRVPTGVQHGPKRVQHDAGHSST
- a CDS encoding FAD-dependent oxidoreductase; translated protein: MNSVCQLGRCKDLIAGQVGDACQYIPVTSAQRKTGLNSHERGVQLHLGVKPIKVDGGQKRLTLSDGAELAYDALLIATGRKVHVDGMGLEAAGVKFSAAAVEADDHLRTANHAVYAAGDVARLEKYTHAAHTTGELAVANALDGAGKRVADLVIPRCTYTDPEVAQVGITPQEAAKQGIAINTHRLELAKVERAVIDGETDGFAALHTHNGITVGATFVAAHAGSPCRC